The window TGTTGTTGGGGCAGTTGCCCTCGGTCTTCAGTCAGGAATAATTAAATTGCCCAATATTCAGACGATGGATGGAGTTTTGCATTTCCAAGATGGGATTACCTTCAATCGAGAGGATCTCATGGAGGCAGGAAAAGCAATGGGAGCAATCAGGGCAGGACATAGAACGTTAATCGAAGAAGTTGGGACACCAGATCAGGAAATAGGGACGATGTATCTCGCTGGTGCATCCGGAACGTACGTCGATCCGATAAAGGCGCAAATTGTTGGCATGATACCGCAGGTGATCGAGGAGACCGTTCAGGTTGGTAACACCTCGCTGATGATGGCTTATGATCTGGTTACTAACCCCGATACCTTGGACATGATGCAATCTGTGGCTGACTCCATTGCCTCCAAACACATCATGTTTGCGTCGTCTAAGACCTTCGAATCCTACTTTGCCAATGAACTAGCATTTTGGACCGAGGGAATGCCAATCGAATTGTACAATCGCTTGATCAAAAAAGAAGGCCTAAGACCATTGCCGGAAATTACGCCTCCTAAGAGAACTCTGAGATTAGTAAATGGAGATATTCCAGTCATTGGGGATAAGGGGCTTAAGATCCTTGAACACATTGGAGTGTACTTAGTTGGCAACTTCATCGACTGCCGTGGTTGCGGGAAATGCGAAAGGGGATGCCCGGAACAAGCGTTGAAGTTAGTTCCTCAGGGAAGACTGGAATTCGATATTGAGGTAGAGACCGACCTCTGCCTGGGAACCGCTTGCAGGAGATGCGAACAGATATGCCCTCAAAAAGCATTTCGTTTTAGTGATCTTAGAATCGTTAAAACCTGACCTCCCGACTTTTAGGCACTGAACTCCATTGATATTCACGTAGCCAGTATGCATCAAAATCCTTTAATAATACTATGCCTATATAGGCATAGTAAATGAAGCCATTCACCCGTGTCAAGAACATCAACGGCATCGACTACGTTTACGAGATCACGCCATACTACGATCCAGACACGAAAATGACCAAGCAGAAATCAAAGTATCTGGGTAAGCTGGTCGACGGCGAGACGAAGCGGATGAGAAAGGCGTTGCCCCGCAACGCCTACGACTTCGGCGACCTGCTGCCCGCCTTCAAGATCATCCAGGAACTTGAACTCGACTCGATGCTTGATAAGTTGCTGCCGGATGACAAGGCCAGGACTGTCCTGGCCTTGGCGGTGAACCGGGTGGTCGATCCCTGTTCCGTCAGCAATGCCCGGACCTGGTATGAACGCACCATCCTTTCCTCGCTCTGGGGAGAGCTGCCGCTCTCCTCCCAGACGCTCAGCGACTTCCTGGCTGCTCTGGGCGGAAGCTCGATACCGGAGCAGTTCACCGAACTGCTCCTGGACAGGATCGGCAGGACCGGACCGCTGATCTACGACATCACCTCGTTCAGCAGCTCGTCGAAGCTGCTGGAACTGCTCGAATACGGTCACAACCGGGATAGCGATGGCCTCCCGCAGATGAATCTCTCTCTGATCGCCCACAAAACGCTCGGGATACCGCTCGGATTCCAGACCTATCCAGGCTCCATCTCGGACGTCAGCACCATCAAGAACACCGTGGCCAGGCTCAGGTCACTTGGCCTGGAGGCCCCGGTACTGGTCATGGACCGGGGATTCTACTCCCTAGCCAATTTGACCGACATCGTCTTGGCCGGGTATGATTTCATCATACCCACGCCGATGAGGCTGGACGAGGCCAAGTCGATCATCTCCAAAAGTCATACCGAGATCGAGGACCCAGCTTACCTGAGGAAGCTGGAGGGCGAGACGTTCTTTGTGAAGGACGTAACTCTCCAGCTCGG of the Methanomassiliicoccales archaeon genome contains:
- a CDS encoding methylamine methyltransferase corrinoid protein reductive activase; translated protein: MRFGIALDLGTSGYRTHLVDLSRNGKIVSTAITMRHPLPGANIMDHLHFWIENGSEIGHKIITDSVDELIEMHSAEPNEIERIAVCGNPAQVSMFQNIEIRDLARAGQNALKRLNVEPPDRRGNVTSAGEIGLTSVCSEAEVVIPPSIRHEIGADALAMIIKTGILEKNETCMVTDYGTNAEMGLFHEGELYTGSAAAGPAMEGQAISFGMLAAPNAICDFSRCYGRYWSNMVLNAGLESELGSLIDPTSGYSKRGNGIRARGITGTGVVGAVALGLQSGIIKLPNIQTMDGVLHFQDGITFNREDLMEAGKAMGAIRAGHRTLIEEVGTPDQEIGTMYLAGASGTYVDPIKAQIVGMIPQVIEETVQVGNTSLMMAYDLVTNPDTLDMMQSVADSIASKHIMFASSKTFESYFANELAFWTEGMPIELYNRLIKKEGLRPLPEITPPKRTLRLVNGDIPVIGDKGLKILEHIGVYLVGNFIDCRGCGKCERGCPEQALKLVPQGRLEFDIEVETDLCLGTACRRCEQICPQKAFRFSDLRIVKT
- a CDS encoding IS1634 family transposase translates to MKPFTRVKNINGIDYVYEITPYYDPDTKMTKQKSKYLGKLVDGETKRMRKALPRNAYDFGDLLPAFKIIQELELDSMLDKLLPDDKARTVLALAVNRVVDPCSVSNARTWYERTILSSLWGELPLSSQTLSDFLAALGGSSIPEQFTELLLDRIGRTGPLIYDITSFSSSSKLLELLEYGHNRDSDGLPQMNLSLIAHKTLGIPLGFQTYPGSISDVSTIKNTVARLRSLGLEAPVLVMDRGFYSLANLTDIVLAGYDFIIPTPMRLDEAKSIISKSHTEIEDPAYLRKLEGETFFVKDVTLQLGELEVAGYLYYDLRREQEEKTSFYEWLDRVKVKLEAREVKSWQNPARVFEEEAGALVQYFGWKLDGRKFIIEVKKKAVAARLNRAGKMIILHSGQHSWQECLSWSRERDVIEKMFYSLKNDLAGLPLRAQKVDVVKGMIFVNFVALIIRSRLLALMRSTKLCRDHSLPSVMLELSKIRRMELPDGSFVTSEVTKKQRKIIEALELDLDRLCA